From the Bacillus sp. FJAT-22090 genome, the window ACTGTTTGTTAATGTGTATATTTCAGCTTTTTGTTCTGCTCTGTTTAGTAGCCATTTTGACTTTACTTGCACCGCGTTTTCCACTTCATCTGTTGTGATGACGGAATTGATGTTTGCGGCAAATGGCAATTCTTCAGGCTGCTCATTTAATTGAATTTTTACTTCGTATAGTGGTTCTTTAGTTTTATTGTCTAATTGTTTGTATGCTTTTAGCCATTCTGACTTGTTGGCAGGCACTACTGACTTCGTAAGTAAACTACCATCCGCCGCACCTTCTCGATGTGTGGAGTAGTTCATTACTTTTTGGCCTTCCATGATCTCGTGCCATTCTTCTTCATTGGCGAATGTGAGTACCGACTTTTCATTTGAATATATACGAATGAAATAAAGACCGTCTCGCTCTTCAATGCTCGCAACACTTCCATCAATCGGACTAAGTAATGAGAGATCGCCTGTTTCTTGACTAAGCTGCGTTGTGACAATTTGTAGTTTGCGATCAACTTCCGCAAGTTTTTGCTCCGCTTCAGCGATTGCTTGTGCGTAATTACCATCTTGCGGAACATTCACATCTACTTGGACATTGACGTCAATCACGTCATCGGTCGTCGTGCCTGTTGTGGAGCCTTCGCCATAGGAAGTGGCGTCCGATCCTGCACGTTCCGATTCAAGTGAGCTTATAATTTGTTGAAGCTGTGACTGCTCCTGCATATATGCTTGCTGCTCTGCTTCCCAAAGTGAACGCTGGTTATCGGCAGATTCTGTTTTTAATTGCGCAAGTTCTGCCCCTTGTTGGACAATATCCCCTTCCGCAATTTTGAAATCACTAACTGCCTCTGCTTCAATTGTAACAACTGTTTCTTTCGCCGGAACTACTAGCGATTCCTTTTCTATCTCTTGCGCATACGTATTCGCCTGAGCTCTGTCGTATTCTTCTATATAATAGCTTCTAGCCAATTGGCTTTTTTCTGAGAATAAAAGAATGGCATTTGCAGCAATAAATGTAGAGACAACAATTGCTATACCTATAGTAAATCCCTTATTCATACAGATTGCCCCCCTTCAAACCAAGTTTCAAATGGGATTACATGAAATCCTGCTGAAACGAGAGCAAGTACGGTTTGGACAACTATTAAAATGATTAATAGTTTACGAGTCGACATTTCTGTGAACGAACGCAGAAAATGAAACTGAATCGCAATGATCAGTCCAGTGATTAACGTTAAATAATTAAAGAAATGAATGAAAAATTCATTATCTAAAAACGTTGCTGCCAGTGGTCCAAAAGACAAAATTGAAAATTCGGTTGTATAGCCAACTATAGCATAAATGAAAAAGTTTAAGGCTTTTTCGATTAATAGTAAAGCGACAACAAATAGTTGCAATACCGCCACTTTAGATAAATCAATGCTAGTTATTTTATGTAAGAGAAAGGCAATTCCAAAAAAATGAAATGCCATATATAAGATTGCCCAAATGAGTACACCGATCAAGGAGACTATTCTCGCTACCGAATAAGTGTCCTCATATCCATTCGCGAAAATGGAGGTAAGTGCTTCTGTATTCATTCCCCATATATCTTGAAGAGCGAACAGGAGAACACCTAAAAGTGCGATAAACCATACTCGCTTCTCAAAGCTACGCATTGTATTAGTCTTTAGCGAATCAATTAATTCATTTCTGTTGAAAAGATATTTCCAAAATCGAAATTCAAAAAACATTCCATTGTTCCCCCTCTATGGTTGAACAGTTACTTCCACATAAGCACCGTTTTTCATCGCTGTCCCATTTTTCGGTTGAAAATTAGGATGGATGAGTAGTAAGTATGCTGCTCCTTTATCTAATGGTGCATTTGGTTTTACAACGAACTGCTTGGATGATTTTTGTTTAATCGTTATAGGCACGCCGTTGGTTTCACCAAGCTTTACTAACTCAATATTCTTTTGGTCCTTATTGTCTTTTATTTCTTTCGAAAAGGTAACTGTAAATTCTTTTGTTGCTGGTATGTTCGAAAGCGTACGAATTTTTTTATACGTTTTATTTGTTTCTAAAATTGTGTCTAAATGCGCTTGGGAAAGCTCCTTTCCTGCTTCCGTCACAACATTTGGAGTGACACCTGTTTTATTGATAATTGTTCCTTTTGGTCCAGTAAAAGATGCTACTGTCAACTTCAAGAATGATCCATCTGACAACTCATAAAATGTCTGCATCGTTCCTTTTCCATACGTTTTTTGACCATAAAGTTTTGCAGATTTTTGGTCCAGTAAAGCGGCTGCCGTCATTTCAGAAGCACTTGCGCTATAGCCATTTACAAGAACCTTTGTATTTTTAGGAAATAAGGACGCATGCTTTACAGATTCCACAAGCCCAGAAGGACCTCTCGTTTCAAGATAATACGCGTGAGGGCTATTTGGGAATAAACCAATAAGTTCCTCAGCAGTAGGCACATACCCCCCGCCATTATTTGTTAAGTCAAGAATAAATGAAGTAGCACCCTGCTTTTGCAATGCATTCTTTGCATCTTGAACGAGTTTTGCCCCATTTTCGGAGAATGAATTAATTGCGATATAGCCTGTGTTTCCATAAAGCAACTTCTTTGTCACAACAGGTACATGGAATTTTTTGCGTGTTAACGTATACGATTCTTTTTTATTCGTTTCTTTTAAAACGGTTAATTGAACCTTCGTTCCTTCTTTACCTGTAATGAGCGATGAGGCTTGCTGTATAGACATTTTTTCAGTAGAAGTACCGTTCACCTCTAAAATAATGTCTCCCGATACAATATCAGCACCATCAGCTGCTCCACCATCAAACGTGCTAACAACCTGAATCCCTTTTTCATGCTCTTCAATAACAACACCTATTCCAGTTGTCGTATTGTTGATGGAGTTTGTGTACTTTTCGTATTCTTCCTTTGTAAAATATGTAGAATAAGGATCCAATTGATTCATAATGTCATCAATCGAAGTGGCGCTTTGCAGATTAGTCGGAACTTCTCCCTTATAATCCTCACGCACAATTTGCTTCACTTCATCAAGTGGAGCACCAAAAGCGGAAACTGGAGCAACCAATATACTAAAAATTAATAGAATAATTGCAAAACCAGAAAACCTCTTCATTCCATTTCCCCCTTTTAAAGCTTATAAACCTATCATAACCGAAAATCTTCCATTCTGCCGTAAATTTATTACAGATATATTACGAAAAAATATACAATATGAAAAAACCACTCAATGGAAGTGCACAAAATACAACATATCCCAAATTACTAGGTTTTATTACGGAGTTGCTGTTGGTGACAGGGATGTTACTGGTGCCTGGCACCAGTAACATCCCTGTAATAATTCATGTGCCTTAAAAATCCTATGTATCCTATAAAATAAAAACAATCGTGAACGATTAGCTCTTCACGATTGTTGAGTGTGTTATATGATTTTAGCTTTTGCTTAGAAGTGGGCTGGTCTATTGTTTTAATAGTTGCAAGATAGATTGGGCTTGTTGCATGTGGAGTCTTAGCACATATTGGCCTGCTTGCATTAAGATATTAGCTTTTGTTAACGCCATCATTTCTTTTGCGATGTCGGCATCTCGTATACGAGACTCTGCTGCTGTTAGATTTTCTTCCATATTTACCGCGTTATTATATGCATGTTCCAGTCGATTCGTATATGCACCCATGCGCGAACGTTCACTAGACACTTTATTAATCGCTTTATCTAGTTCTCCAATCGCTTCATCTGCTTTTTCTCTTGTTGAAATCGAAAGATCATTACCCCCTATGCTTACCGCTCCCATATTTCCAAAAGTTAGCTCGATGTGTTGTCCTGCATTTGCTCCTGCTTGAATTTTTAATGAACTTTGAGAGCCATCGAGTAGCTTTTTCGTATTAAATTCGGTATCTGTAGATATTCTAGTAATTTCTTTTTTTAATTCCTCAAATTCGATGCCTAGTTGTTCTCGATCATTGTCTGTTAGCGTATCATTTGCAGCTTGGACACTAAGCTCTCGCATTCTTTGTAAGATGGAGTGGGTTTCATTTAACGCACCTTCTGCTGTTTGAACAAGTGATATCCCATCTTGAATATTTCTTGCTGCTTGTCCGAGTCCACGAATCTGCGCTCTCATTTTCTCGGATATAGCTAGACCTGCAGGATCATCTGCAGCACGATTAATACGGTATCCAGAAGTTATTCGCTCCATGGACTTATTTGCAATTGCCCACTGGGCGTTCATGTTTCTTATTATCGACAACCCAGTAGAATTCCACATTCCAAACATCTGATCATCCCCCAAGGATCCTTTTTGTATATATCGTCTTCTTCCAAATATTTTCAAGTTTTCTAGTGAATTTATTACAGAGTTGTTACGGGTGCCAGGCACCAGTAACAACCCTGTAATAAACCAGAAATATTGTTGTGTTTTGATGATTATATTTAACTATTATGGGTAAACTATGGAAAGTTATATTTATATTATTTTTTTGCATTTATACTTTAGTGATATTTCCCGGGAAATCTACAAATATGGAGGACAAATGACATGAAAAACGACAAATTCATAGGTTTAAGCTGGGGGGATATTTTGTTTGGATTATTTGGTTCGAGCGCTTTCGTATTAATTCTCTACTTTTTTACTTCCTTTTAACTTTTTGAATACATAAAAACACCTATCGAAAATTTACTTTTTTCGTTAGGTGTTTTTTATTTGGCTATTAGGTTCAAAGGTGGCATCCTCCATCAGTGTTCTTTAATTCTTGGATTTCATGGAATAATGCTTCGTTTCTATGGAGTAAAGAGTAATCAATCATTCTATTATAGTTTTCTTGTTCTAGTTGCTGGATGATTTCTTCAGCACCTTCTATTGAAGTCGAGACAGAGTCATTATTAGTTGCCTCAATTATTGACAGTAAGTGGATATGAATATCAGAAACAAGTAATAGTTGGTAAAGTGGAAGACGAATGAATCGGTTTCCTTTTTGGAAAACGAATACTTCGGATAAATTCTCTACTTGCAGCGTCGTAGCATTTACTATTATTTCTTTTCCTTCTACAGGTATAAAGTGAAATAGTTCATCTTCTTTTCGAATGGAAAAATATTGATAGGCAAACACTAATTTTATTCTTCCAGCCTCGTGCTTTGTATAAAATGGTTTCATTAACTGTACTAGTAACATTTCATCCCCTCCCTCATGTTTAGAATTTTCTGACTTATATTAGTTTATCATATTTTATGATTTACGTGTAGTGCAAAACGCTAAAAAGCGAACACATTATTATGTATTCGCACTTCTTACTTCCTTATATTATTTCAATGATAAAACCTTAGCTGACTGTGGTCTATTTCTTCCAGAACCATATAGTAAGTAGCCTACTTTTCTTTCATTGTAGCGTACAGCAAATGTTTGAAACACTTTTTGAAGGATGACTGATTCTTGTGGCATTTCTTCGCTTTCTAAGTAAAAGGAGAGTATTTTAGTTTTGAAGTTTAAATGCAAATCATAAATTGTAAAATCATCTGCTACTATCTGTTCAATACGTGTCATTTCTTGAGTAGGATAACCAATAAAATACTTAATATTACTTGTTTTAACACCGACTATTTTTACTTCTTCCAACCACTGTTGTCGCTCATGATCTAGAAAATCAAGCAATGAAGGTATATAAAACTGCATTTTATTTACACCACTCACTTCCTTTCTTATTGTATTAATACCTAATATTTACATCATTGTAATAGGATGTATGTTATCTTTATACCTTATTAATTGGATTGTTTTATTAATATCGCCAATTTGGCGATTTTTATATTTCACTTTCATTAATTAGATATTCTAGGTTCAATGATAAGGGGGTACTCGAATGCCTTTTCATGAACATATTCGTGAATATCGGGAACAATTAGAAATCACACAAATCGAAGCAGCTGAGCGTTTAGGCATTGATCATTCCGTTTTATCTAAATATGAATTAGGTAAATTGGCGATTCCCCTCGATTTATTGCCAGACATTCGAAGAGTTTATGCTATTCCTAAGGAAAAATTTATAGATATGCTGGAAGACAAACTTGGTAAAAGTAGAAATCCTGGCTTAGAGGCAAGAGAAAACAAGATGCGTTATGCTGCTGCTCTACAAAATGAATACATGCCATACATTATGAATTCAAAAGAGTTTCGACTTTTTATGTCTAAATTAAATGCTTTAGACAAGAAAGAAGCGAAGAAACTTTTAACTGAAGCTATAAAAAATAATTAAAGCTTATGCTACTTATTCTGCAAAAATTGTGGAATATTAAACAGCATACGCTTTTTTTGTTTAGATATGATACTGACCTATGTTTGAAAAATAGTCTTGGTTCTAGTTAGATTGGTCTCGGTTAGCACTTAATTTGTCTCGGTCTAAGCTGGATTAGTCTCGTTTAGCGACAATTTGGTCTCGCTTCCAGTGGAAATGGTCTCTTTCTGACAATTCCTAATTAAAGTATATTTTTCATTACATGAAGTTAACTCTTTACTATGAGAAATAGTCTCGCCTAGCACTCAATTAGTCTCGGTCCAAGCGGGATTTGTCGCGGTTAGCGATAATTTGGTCTCGCTTCTAGTGGAAATAGTCTCGTTCTGACAAATAATGTCTAATTAAAGTAATTTTCTTCATTACATGAAGTTAACTCTTTACTATAAGAAATAGTCTCGCCTAGCACTTAATTTGTCTCGGTCCAAGCTGAATTGGTCTCGGTTTGCGTCAATTTGGTCTCGCTTCCAAAGGTAATGGTCTCTTTCTGACATTTACTGGTCATTTAAGTTCCCCTTCTTTTTTGGCCATTCACTCATCTTTTTGCCAAGGTTTCGAGCTATGCCTTTTATTAATGACGGTTTATACGTATAATGGAAGGAAAGCCTTTTTTCTTAGGAGAGATTTGTTTGAACCTTACTTCTTCCCAAAAACTAGCAAACCATTATAAAGAAAATATCGAGAAGTCCATGCAGACGTTTGAGAAGAAGTTTCATCCTGCCATTTTAGAGGATGAGGAGCTTATTCGTCGTGCTGCTTTTTTTGTTCGTAACAATGCTGTGCTTGTAACGAATTTTTATCCACAAGAACACCGGGTGGATTTTATCGTGAGAGATGTCAGCAGTTTAGAGGTCTCTTACAATATTTTAGAAGATACTTTTCACTGTCCGTGTCCCATGCATAAGCCATGTCGGCATATTGTAGCGGCAGTTTTTTATTTGTATCAGCAAAATGAGTCATTATCGACATGGATTTCTAATTGGCGTTCTACTACGGATCAGGCACAATTGAAGCTACTGAGAGACGAGCGAAGTCCAAGAAGCTGGGATATTCTGATTGAGAACTTTTTCCGTAAATTTATTTCCAGTTATCCACCGAATAGCTTTTATCTTTTAGAGTTCGCGGTTCATGATTTACAGACGCAAATTCGCAAATCTCGGCCTTTTGAACGGGAATGGCAGCCAATTTTCGATGTATATGTTAACTTTGTCGTCTTAATGAAGGTTTGGCCGTATTTAGAACCATTTGCAGAGTCCAATATGCGAAATCGTGTGCTTCATTTTCTGAACGAATATATAGAGGATTTAGATGACTCACTATCTCAGCTTGCTTCAAAGCCAAGACTATTTGCTGCGGATTCATTTTACGACGAATTAATGAAGCGAGTTCGCCATTTCTATTTTGAGATGGAAACACTGTTGAGTTATCGAAAGCATGTCTATTTGTCTTTTTGGGATGCCCTAGTGACAGATAAGGCTACTCGTGAAAAGGAAGTAGCTTATTTGCAGGCACTCGATAAAACAGAAGATGATATTCATCTAAATATGGTACTTCCCTATTTTTATCTCACATTGTCTCGAATGGACGATTTAGTAAATGCTGCTGAACAAATGGAGACAGTACAGCTGTTGGAATGGGTCGAAGTTTGCGAGAAGGCACTTCATTCTTCCAATAAAGAACTTGCTAACCAGCTTGCTCGAAAGTTATTGTCACACATACCTTCTTATTTAAATGAATTTGCCCAAAATCCATCAAGAGTGATGTTAATTCGTAGATTGGAATTGCTTTTTGATGCCATTCAATTAGACACAAATGAAATGGAGAAACTATACCAATCATTTGGCTTATATGGAGTTCAGGCGTATTCAAATTTATTAATCAAAGAAAGACGTTACCAGGACTGGATGGCTCTCCATCATTCTGCTAATTCGTCACTGGAGTATGCCGAAGCTTGTGGTCTTCCTATCGTCAAAGAAGAGGCACCTGAAGTATTATTACCGCTCTATCATCATTATGCGATGCGCTTTCTATTGGAAAAAAACCGCTATAGCTATAAACAAGCCGTACGAATTTGGAAGAAAATGAAGCAAATTGCGAAAAAAACAAATGACACGGATTATTGGAATCAATATGTAGATACTATCCGGGAAAAATATCGCCGTCTACGTGCATTACAACAAGAAATAGAGAAAGGAAATTTGCCATTATGATACAACCTTTATCTATTACAAAAGAGCTGCCCTTGAAAATAAATGTGACAGAAAACGGGAACTTCCGCTTAATATCTATTGGTACATCAGCTGAACAATGGGTTCCTTCCTTATATATCAATCATCGCCAAAGTTTTTTTGGACTGCAGGCACAAATCGAAGAGAATGCTCTGATTGCAACTCCTGTTGAAATGATGGAGATTTTCTCAGGGAAAGCCCATCCTTTTATAACGTTTACAGGTGATAATCATGATTCTAATGAGTGGCTTCGAACTTTTAAAGAAGCGGCAACTACTTGGTCATCTCCTGATTTATGGAGCCAGCTTAATATTGATGGAGTTAACATTGAAGTAAATGCACCTCTCGAGGAAAAAGGAAAAATACTTATTGCAAATGCTGTCAAACAAAAGCTTTTTCAAGCAGGACTGACAATGGAAGATGTCCCATCGCTTGTTCCTTTCTTCCAGCAAGGTGGATGGCCAATTAAATCACAGGCTACTCATCCAAGCTTAATGGTGGCTATACGGTTATCTGAACCAGATGAATTTGATGACACATGGTTGTTGGAAACAGTAGTTCGTGGCAAAAAGAGCAGTGTGTATTGGACACCTTCCTTTCGGAAAAAAACTTTGCCAATTAAGGATGCTTTACCAGATAAATGGAATACTTTTAGTGAATATATTGCAGAGACACAAGCTAAAATTTTCTCGCTCATATCTTCTATTGACCCATCTAACTTAAACATATTCTTTTCTTCCCCATTGGCAGATGAGGAAGTACGTGTCTTCCTTAGAGATGACCTAGTGAAATTACAGGCGCTTGGATTCGAGGTTATCCTTCCGGCTTGGTTGAAAGCAGTGAAAGAAACAAAAATGCGTGTAAAAACCATTGCTCAAACAGCAAATACTTACAAAACGGCTGCTGGTCTCGATGAGATCCTAAAATTTAACTGGAGCTTTTCTTTAAATGGGCAGGAAATATCTGCAGAGGATTTTCAAACGCTAGTGAATGAAAATCGTTCTTATATTCAAGCAGGCAATGAATGGTTCCGTATTGATGCAGCATGGATGCATGAAATCAGAGAACTCATGAAGAAATCGGAGGATGAAAACTGGACGGTTAAAGAGCTTTTATTCCGAGAGATTCCCGAAGAAATTGCACTTGCATTAGATGATGATAATGATCAGTCAAATGAAGATCCTTTATTCGAATTTGAAATGCAAAAGTCTCTGAAATCATTGATGGATCAGTTATCAGAGAAAAAAGGATTTCCTGAAATCCCGATCTCGCCAAATTTGTTGACAACATTGCGTCCTTACCAACAGCTTGGTCTTGACTGGCTAGTGTTTATGCGAAACGATAAATTCGGAGCTTGTTTGGCCGATGATATGGGACTTGGGAAAACAGTACAGCTAATCTCATACTTATTGCATGTACATGAAAAGGATGAACAGCCAACTCCGTCTCTTATCATCTGCCCTACATCTGTCCTTGGAAACTGGCAAAAAGAGCTTGCAAAGTTTGCACCATCTTTAAAAGTACAGACACATTATGGATCTGGCCGTACGAAAGAAATTGATATGACAGCGGATGTTGTCATCACGACTTTTGGTACTGCTATGCAAGATATTGAGTCTTTGGAAGAAATCGTGTGGGCTAGTGTCACACTGGATGAGGCTCAAAATATTAAAAACATGCATACAAAACAATCACGTGCCATTCGTAAACTGAATGGTGCACACCATATTGCGCTAACTGGAACACCTGTTGAGAATAGATTGTCTGAGCTTTGGTCTATTTTCGATTTTATTCATAAAGGGTACTTAGGCTCTTTCCGTAAGTTCCAAGAAAATTATATTGTACCGATTGAGCGCGATAATTCAGAATCCATTAAGCATAAGTTACGTGTAAAAATCCAACCGTTCTTACTAAGAAGAACGAAGCAAGATCCTGAATTACTTCTTAACTTGCCTGAAAAACTGGAGCAACGGGAATATTGTGCGTTAACTACTGAGCAGGCTGCTCTATATGAATCGCTTATACAAGAAACGGTTAGTAAACTTGATACGCTCAGCGGCTTTGAGAAAAAAGGACTTATATTGAAAATGCTAAGCAAGCTTAAACAGCTATGTAATCATCCTGCCCTTTATTTAAAAGAGCCATTTGATGATGCAGAAGATATGCTCGATCGTTCCGAAAAACTTGCACGTATTGTGACAATGGCGGGAGAAATCGCCGCTAGTGGAGAGCAGTGTTTAATCTTTACTCAATATATTGGAATGGGCCACTTGTTGCAGCATTGCCTGACAGAGCTATATGATATTGATGCTCCGTTCTTAACAGGCAGTATGCCAAAAAATCAACGTGACCATCTTGTTGAAGCGTTCCAAGCTAAAGAGTTTCCAGTCTTTCTTTTATCATTAAAAGCAGGTGGAACTGGATTAAATTTAACCGCAGCAAGCCATGTATTGCACGCCGATCGCTGGTGGAATCCGGCTGTTGAAAATCAAGCAACTGACCGTGCTTACCGTATCGGACAAACGAACTTTGTTCATGTGCATAAATTTATTACAATCGGTACAATTGAAGAAAAAATAGACAAACTTCTTGTTGAAAA encodes:
- a CDS encoding S41 family peptidase produces the protein MKRFSGFAIILLIFSILVAPVSAFGAPLDEVKQIVREDYKGEVPTNLQSATSIDDIMNQLDPYSTYFTKEEYEKYTNSINNTTTGIGVVIEEHEKGIQVVSTFDGGAADGADIVSGDIILEVNGTSTEKMSIQQASSLITGKEGTKVQLTVLKETNKKESYTLTRKKFHVPVVTKKLLYGNTGYIAINSFSENGAKLVQDAKNALQKQGATSFILDLTNNGGGYVPTAEELIGLFPNSPHAYYLETRGPSGLVESVKHASLFPKNTKVLVNGYSASASEMTAAALLDQKSAKLYGQKTYGKGTMQTFYELSDGSFLKLTVASFTGPKGTIINKTGVTPNVVTEAGKELSQAHLDTILETNKTYKKIRTLSNIPATKEFTVTFSKEIKDNKDQKNIELVKLGETNGVPITIKQKSSKQFVVKPNAPLDKGAAYLLLIHPNFQPKNGTAMKNGAYVEVTVQP
- a CDS encoding DEAD/DEAH box helicase gives rise to the protein MIQPLSITKELPLKINVTENGNFRLISIGTSAEQWVPSLYINHRQSFFGLQAQIEENALIATPVEMMEIFSGKAHPFITFTGDNHDSNEWLRTFKEAATTWSSPDLWSQLNIDGVNIEVNAPLEEKGKILIANAVKQKLFQAGLTMEDVPSLVPFFQQGGWPIKSQATHPSLMVAIRLSEPDEFDDTWLLETVVRGKKSSVYWTPSFRKKTLPIKDALPDKWNTFSEYIAETQAKIFSLISSIDPSNLNIFFSSPLADEEVRVFLRDDLVKLQALGFEVILPAWLKAVKETKMRVKTIAQTANTYKTAAGLDEILKFNWSFSLNGQEISAEDFQTLVNENRSYIQAGNEWFRIDAAWMHEIRELMKKSEDENWTVKELLFREIPEEIALALDDDNDQSNEDPLFEFEMQKSLKSLMDQLSEKKGFPEIPISPNLLTTLRPYQQLGLDWLVFMRNDKFGACLADDMGLGKTVQLISYLLHVHEKDEQPTPSLIICPTSVLGNWQKELAKFAPSLKVQTHYGSGRTKEIDMTADVVITTFGTAMQDIESLEEIVWASVTLDEAQNIKNMHTKQSRAIRKLNGAHHIALTGTPVENRLSELWSIFDFIHKGYLGSFRKFQENYIVPIERDNSESIKHKLRVKIQPFLLRRTKQDPELLLNLPEKLEQREYCALTTEQAALYESLIQETVSKLDTLSGFEKKGLILKMLSKLKQLCNHPALYLKEPFDDAEDMLDRSEKLARIVTMAGEIAASGEQCLIFTQYIGMGHLLQHCLTELYDIDAPFLTGSMPKNQRDHLVEAFQAKEFPVFLLSLKAGGTGLNLTAASHVLHADRWWNPAVENQATDRAYRIGQTNFVHVHKFITIGTIEEKIDKLLVEKQALSEELIHSSQWITEMSDTDLKDLLTLSI
- a CDS encoding flagellin N-terminal helical domain-containing protein, with amino-acid sequence MFGMWNSTGLSIIRNMNAQWAIANKSMERITSGYRINRAADDPAGLAISEKMRAQIRGLGQAARNIQDGISLVQTAEGALNETHSILQRMRELSVQAANDTLTDNDREQLGIEFEELKKEITRISTDTEFNTKKLLDGSQSSLKIQAGANAGQHIELTFGNMGAVSIGGNDLSISTREKADEAIGELDKAINKVSSERSRMGAYTNRLEHAYNNAVNMEENLTAAESRIRDADIAKEMMALTKANILMQAGQYVLRLHMQQAQSILQLLKQ
- a CDS encoding helix-turn-helix domain-containing protein; this translates as MPFHEHIREYREQLEITQIEAAERLGIDHSVLSKYELGKLAIPLDLLPDIRRVYAIPKEKFIDMLEDKLGKSRNPGLEARENKMRYAAALQNEYMPYIMNSKEFRLFMSKLNALDKKEAKKLLTEAIKNN